In Nostoc edaphicum CCNP1411, the sequence AAATGTTGTTACCATCACCAGAGGTATTTCGGCATTTCTAAATAGAACTTCAAGTTCCTTCTTTCGTTTAGGATTAATTGGGCCATGTGAGGTTACAGCTTCAATCAGCACCAACCAGTTATTTGTGGTGAAGTGAATAATCACATCTGGCATTTTGCCGTGGAAATCAATGTTAACGCCTAAATCTGCCAATGCTGCTTCATCGAAGTGAGCAAACTTTTCATCTGTATCGCCAACATGGATAAGCTTTCCATTAGGAGTAAAACGAGGGGCAAAATCATTAATAATTTTTTCAATCAGAATATTCTGACCACCTGGTGATAAAGTTTTGATTTCTCCATTAATTACTATGGGAATACGGGACATTTCACGCTCTTGAGCATATTGCTTTTTCAGAGTTTCAACTGAAGCAAGGTAAGTGCAAATGTTCTTTTCCCATTCGTCAGTACCGTAAGTTCTTAATAGTTCTAACGCACTATTTTCAATCTGATATACAGTTTTGGGACTGTTGATAGGGCGGCTTAAATCATCTGGATTAGCAACTATCAAACCTGCATCCAGAAATTGATGTACTGTCTGGCGGCGAACTGTTTCCCGTGTGTTGGGTTTATAGGTTTTGCCATAATGTTGAGCCATAAAGCCCATCATCGGCGTAATTCCTATCAAAGGGGAAGTTGCTAATTGCCAAGAGTCTGTCGGTTTTAAATCAAGCAATGCCAGGAGGGTTAAAGCTGACCGTTCATTAAGCTGTGTTCGTGGAAAGCCCAATTGTGTCAAGATTTGCAGCGCTTCATCAATTCGAGATTTAGTTGCAATTGGATTATTCTCTGATAGATTCGACATACTCAGTAGCTGATTTTCTATAAGTTCATCAATTTCCTGTAAAGAAGGAAATTCTTCTTTAAACCCCGTCCCTAACAAAAATAGCTGTGACAAATTAGGGTACTTTAATTTTCGCAAATCTGTTGCATTGACCTGAGTATGTCCATTGAACAACCGAAAAAAAGCATCAACTAGGGTTGAATTGAGATAAACAGCAAGCCCACGAGCCAAGATAAGGCTAACTCCACGCCCATCTTTGTGAAAGTAATTCAAGTGATTTTCAAAGCCGACATATTCATAATTAAATTGGTTTGCATCATAAACCACCGCAACAACACGCTTTTTCTCTTCTTTCGATGAGAATCTTTTGCATAGAACATAATGCTCATTTGGTATCAAAAGATTCGCTGTTTCTTCTATATGAACTATTGCTTGGGGCTTTTTAGTTATTTTTGGGTACTCTACATATCCATTCGATAAATTCACTGGATATATTAAAGGAACGGTATTGTTTTCTATATTTTCTCTTAGGTAATCTTTAGCTCGAAAATCTACTAC encodes:
- a CDS encoding BsuBI/PstI family type II restriction endonuclease is translated as MIVPSSIRAFVASHNSNLEFTSLAKLSSGNLLAEVDLHRAVASLKLRQDKKASMGQFLTPASVAQLMVGMFNKLDLPEISLLDAGAGIGSLLAAFVEKVCQHRQQTSSLRVVAYEIDPFLIRYLHQTLELCERECQRVGISFNYEIRETDFIEDAVRLLQMGLLNSANATEFTHAILNPPYLKINAHSKVRELLRSIGLETSNLYTGFMAATAQLLKPSGEFVAITPRSFCNGPYFRDFRKMFLETMALQQIHLFESRQEAFSDDDVLQETIIIKATKQRQKFSSVIINTSSGANDDLLMSHSVPYLDLVHLDDLEQFIHIIPDNISQQIVQRIELFTCTLKDLELKVSTGRVVDFRAKDYLRENIENNTVPLIYPVNLSNGYVEYPKITKKPQAIVHIEETANLLIPNEHYVLCKRFSSKEEKKRVVAVVYDANQFNYEYVGFENHLNYFHKDGRGVSLILARGLAVYLNSTLVDAFFRLFNGHTQVNATDLRKLKYPNLSQLFLLGTGFKEEFPSLQEIDELIENQLLSMSNLSENNPIATKSRIDEALQILTQLGFPRTQLNERSALTLLALLDLKPTDSWQLATSPLIGITPMMGFMAQHYGKTYKPNTRETVRRQTVHQFLDAGLIVANPDDLSRPINSPKTVYQIENSALELLRTYGTDEWEKNICTYLASVETLKKQYAQEREMSRIPIVINGEIKTLSPGGQNILIEKIINDFAPRFTPNGKLIHVGDTDEKFAHFDEAALADLGVNIDFHGKMPDVIIHFTTNNWLVLIEAVTSHGPINPKRKKELEVLFRNAEIPLVMVTTFLSRKAMVAYLAEIAWETDVWVAEDSTHLIHFNGEYLLQAYQIEKKQTS